Below is a genomic region from Candidatus Babeliales bacterium.
TAAGTAAATTTTCTAAAATCGCAGCATATAATGCTTCAACATCGCCGTTGATGTTTTCTTGCGTAGGAAATAATCCTGGTCCGTACACTTGCGCTAATCTTTCTTCAATAAGGGTGTGAGGACACGGTTGTTGCCAAAAATGCTTGGCGATGGCTTGTGCCATCACTTTTGCAAATTTTGCGCGCTGTTTTGCGTATATCTGGGCATTTTGAAGCTGCGCTGGCAGTTCAATGGGCTTAATTGTGATAGTCGAAAGGGCGATTATACCCGTTAATAAGAGCGAAATAAAGACTGGAATGCGTTTTTTGTGTGTCATGAGGGTCCTTTTTTTGGCGAACAATAGTAAATTCCATCTGTATTTAGAGTAGCACATGTGCTTTTTTGTCAAAAGCCTATTGACCTTTTTAATAAAGTATGCGTAAAATTTAACCATATATCTTAAAATCATGCGTCTTTTTTAACCATGAAAGATTTTCCTATGAAGCGTTTTGTTGATTATTACCTGCGTGAATGGAAAAATTCACCATATCGAAAACCTTTATTATTACGTGGTGCTCGTCAGATTGGAAAGACATATGCGGTGCGTGAATTAGGAAAAATCTTCGAGAATATGGTTGAGATTAATTTTGAACTAACAGAAGGAGCTCAAGGCATTTTTGAAAAAGGTGATCTTGAGCCAGAGCGCATTATTCGCGATCTTTTTTTGCTCACCCGTAAACGAATAATTCCTGGATCAACACTATTATTTTTTGATGAAATCCAAAATACTCCTAAAGTTTTGACTGCGCTTCGTTATTTTTATGAAAAACTACCGGCACTCCATGTTATTGCTGCTGGATCACTGCTTGATTTTACGATACAATCGACGGGGATTCCTGTTGGGCGTGTTGTTTCGTTGTATATGTATCCACTTTCATTTTTCGAATTTTTATGTGCATGTGGTTATGAAATACTTGCGCAAGAACTTGTGCCAGGAAAATTTATTGTCCCATTAAGTGAACCAGTTCACCACAAATTACTTTCTTTATTTGGTGAATATTGCGCAATTGGTGGTATGCCTGAAGCGGTAATGCTTTGGAAAGATAGTGGAAATCCATCACTGAGTTTTGAAGTGCATCATACATTGCTCGATACGTATCGTCAGGATTTTGGTAAATATGCGGATAAATTTCAGATTAAATATGTATCGACTTTATTTGATGCGATTCCGCGGTTTTTGGGAACAAAATTTAAATATAGCGCAATTGAAGGAGAGTATAGAAAGCGTGAATTATCGCCATGCTTAGATTTATTAACAACAGCAGG
It encodes:
- a CDS encoding AAA family ATPase, with the protein product MKRFVDYYLREWKNSPYRKPLLLRGARQIGKTYAVRELGKIFENMVEINFELTEGAQGIFEKGDLEPERIIRDLFLLTRKRIIPGSTLLFFDEIQNTPKVLTALRYFYEKLPALHVIAAGSLLDFTIQSTGIPVGRVVSLYMYPLSFFEFLCACGYEILAQELVPGKFIVPLSEPVHHKLLSLFGEYCAIGGMPEAVMLWKDSGNPSLSFEVHHTLLDTYRQDFGKYADKFQIKYVSTLFDAIPRFLGTKFKYSAIEGEYRKRELSPCLDLLTTAGVVHSVVRSAGNGVPLGAEADLEDFKVIFLDSALAQAMLGLDLKAWFLQPEQEFVNKGSIIEATIGQEFLAYAHPSYKTKLFYWRRNTPGSEAEVDYLITHKGSVIPVEVKSGSGSTLRSMHMFLESHKDSPYGSRFSTQNYSVHEKIHSYPLYAVASVAKDLGHDIKAYEYVFTGHALKEKKQALKEAFMQANSDDDRLKIIKEWEALDGEDWHD